In the genome of Impatiens glandulifera chromosome 6, dImpGla2.1, whole genome shotgun sequence, the window aaatatatatacaaatgaaattgaatttctttttcctacaatatttctttttcaattatCTATTTAggaatcaaattaattaatttatcattaaaaattttaaattttttttttcattttttttaataatagagaattgaTCATCCACAATTATATTCCCACTTTAATTTAAAGGCTTCtagatagattttttttttcttttttcttttatgccTAGTTAACTTTTACATCTAATGTtgggttaaaataaatatttataaataaaattatttaaataatttaaatttaaatcgttttttatttattagagttttataatatatttttaaaaatattaaaaattattataataaaattataattttaatataatatatagagttatatagattaaaatgtgatattattatataaaaaaagtcttataaaatataaataaatataatatttatacctCAACTAACTATggatcaaattaaaaaaaaatggcgTGCTTACAAAAACTTGAGCTATCCTTATTTATCTGCAACGACCCACGGAGAATTCTGGGAAAAGAATTTCTTACAGTCAAATTTCTCTACTTCCCATTTATCTTCTTCATCGAGCTTTTGTCATTTACTCTAAAATCCCTAATTCCATGCACAAGAAGATGAGATTTTCCAATTGGATCTTATTACTTCTCATCCTTCTATTTGTTGGGTCAGAACCCATTTCATCATATTCATCACCGTCTTCCGCCTCAGAAGAACACGCAGAAATCTCTAGAAATTTCCTAAGTTACGCCAAGAAATCGGACTTCTTCGATTGGATTGTGGGTATCAGGAGGAAAATACACGAGAATCCAGAACTGGGTTATGAAGAATTCGAGACCAGCAAGCTTATTAGAGACGAATTGGACAAGATGGGCATTGCTTACAAATACCCAGTTGCAGTTACTGGTGTTGTCGGTTTCATTGGTTCCGGTAAACCCCCTTTTGTAGCACTGAGAGCTGACATGGATGCTTTGgctatgcaggtttgcaatctTTGAACCTAACTCTCATTTAGCCAAATTGCAATGTGTGTTATATCTGTTTGATCAATTTGGGAACTAACATGTTTGTTTGGTTTTCTATAGGAGATGGTAGAATGGGAGCATAAGAGTAAGGTTCCTGGGAAGATGCATGCTTGTGGACACGATGGTCATGTCTCAATGCTTCTTGGTGCTGCTAAGATCTTAAATGAACACATGCATCTCTTGGAGGTTATCTTTTCCATTTACACATTACATCTTTGGCCCTGTTTTCATACTCATTAGGTTGACTTAAGTGGAAAGAGTATTTCCTAAGAACCATAGGTCTTGGATTCGATTCGATTCTCACTAAGAACTACCTGATTGAAGTGGGGGACTATGTTTGTGGGGATTGTCCTAACTTGTAAAAAAATTTGATCTGTTTTCATAGGTCTAATACTTTGAAGAATTGGGATAAGTTAGCTGGATGTAGATGGGCTGGAGAAACGAAATTTAGTCTTATAATGGTTCAAAAAGTTACCCACCCGTGTAGCTCAAATGGTTCAATTCTTCACTGAAAGCATCTTGATTGAAAGGAATTCAGGAAAACAACCTTGGTCTAAGAAAACAAATTACGCTTTCTCATCTGAATTGAGACAAAAGTGTCTAGTTGATAAGAAATTTTGATAGTAATTTTGTGTTTGGAATAGGGAACTGTGTTGCTCGTTTTTCAACCAGCAGAGGAAGGTGGCGGAGGTGCAGAAAAAGTTGTAAATGAAGGAATACTTGATAATGTTGAAGCCATATTTGGTCTTCATCTTTTTCCTTACTTGTCAGTAGGTCAAGTAGCCTCCAAACCGGGGCCTATTTTGGCTGCAAGCGGAGAATTTAACGCGGTTATTAAAGGAAAAGGAGGTCATGCTGCGATTCCTCAGCAAGCAATAGATCCAATTTTAGCAGCTTCTAATGTTATTGTTAGTTTACAACATCTCATTTCTCGTGAAGCAGACCCGCTCGATTCTCAGGTGAGAATGTTGTCAAACGATTAACAAAATAACAATGAAAATGACAAcctcatttttaatgtttcTAAGAATTTTGAGTTGTGTTTGTATGTATTTTCCAGGTTGTAACTGTTGCAATGTTCCAAGGTGGAAATGCTATGAATGTCATTCCGGATTATGTTACCATCGGAGGAACTTTCCGTGCCTTTTCCAAGGAAACTTTTATGCAATTGAAGCTCAGGATTGAAGAGGTACTTatcataaatcaaacaaaaactttaaTACAATCGAAGCATACAATTAAGAGGTAAAAGTATGCATAGTGGTAATCGAATATGAGATCTTGGGTCTCTTAATCAAGATTTTTTCCACTTGAGTAGCCTAGTTCAATCCTGGATTATTTAGAAAAAGGACATAAGAACAAGATCTTAGTTCATTTCTGCAATTTGATTTTCTAATCATGAACATAATAACAGGTAATAACAAGACAAGCATCTGTACTGAGGTGCAATGCAACTGTCAATTTTTTCGAAAAGGAGAAGCCATTCTTCCCAGCAACCATAAACGATGAAAGCTTGCACAAACATTTTTGGAAAGTGGCAACTGGCATGGTTGGGAAAtcaaatgtgaaaaacatgtctcCTCTTATGGGATCAGAGGACTTTGCGTTTTATCAAGAGGCAATTCCGGGATACTTTTTCTTCTTAGGAATGCAAAATATCGACATGAATGAGAAATTACCATCTCCTCACTCGCCTCACTTCAAGATTAATGAAGACACACTCCCTTATGGGGCCGCGCTTCATGCTTCACTAGCGGTTAGGTATCTTATTGAGTCCCAATCGAAAATCCGTGGTGCCGAATTATGAGAcgaattgaaaattttaaattcttttagTTTGGACAACTTGTGAATTATGTACATGTCTATTGGTAAATAACAAGAGCTACCAATTATTTTATACCCAAGTTGGAGCATCAattggtttaaaaataaataaaagtaattatttgaAGATATTGTATAAAATGGAGTCCTAATTTACTATAATAAGTAGAAATTGTTTTGGGGCAATTGAGATTTTATATCTATTCTTTTAAACCTCTCACACTTTGGTGTTCCTCTTTCTCATTGTTAAACAACTATGTCAAATCCTATTTGGGGCATTTCggatttcaatttttttttttttttttaattgtgagtctatatgatataaaataatacaaaaataagtatttgtCTTTAACGGTTTCAAACGTCGTTAATAAATACTTACCGAATTTCATCGAATGAAGAGTTTTAACTgcttaattttagaaaattatagtcaaaattcttaatttgtagaatttttttacttaaactagtgacatttttttttatttatttataaagattatatatataataagtttaaaaaaactcatttatataattttaactatgAGAAATTCCAAATTGTAAGATTTGAAATAAGTTGtctaaagttttaatttttccaaATAAGGACCCCCAATTTGAAAATTCGACCATATAAAATATGGTCgaattactaatttaattaccgaattttaactttaaaattatagaCACTATCGAAAATCatgttataatctatatttatcGACCGAGAGAACAGTTTgctttctcaacatatacacatttttttaaGCAGTGAAAATATCGAAATTTTGATTactcattttctaaaatttgatagtaaaatacttatttcactaaaaattaaaattttgtattaaatgattgacatgtatattttatttatttattataaaaacaatgtaaataattagttaaccgtttaaaaacaaaatcaaatattgagAAATTAGCCACAAAAtttcacaatttaaaatttttattatatatttagaaggCAATACTCCGGCAACTCTCTCTAGCGGAGCTTCGTCACCGGCCGACCCACCATTTCATCAATCGCCGAAATTCTATATAATCAATTcatggaggaggagaagaaagaaCTTTTAGAGATCGACCTAATATCCGCTCAAGATCTCAAGACACCTTTCGCAAATCTCGGCAGTTTACGTACCTACGCCATTGCATGGGTCGATCCATCCGTCAAACTCCGAACACTTGTCGATCGATTCGGCGGCAAGAACCCTACCTGGAACGAGAAATTCTTCTTTCCTCCGGAATTTCAATCGAGATTTACGCCGTCGGCTACATTAAAGATTCTCTTATCGGAAGTGTTCGGTTTCTCCTTAGCACCTGTTTCCCCAACGGCGACATGACTTCTCCTTCATTTACGGCAGTTCAAGTACGCCGACCATCATCCGGTCGTTTCCATGGCATTCTCAACATCGCTGCCGTTGTCGTAGAATTGGACGTCAAAGAAATCAATGGATTGTCGGCTATACGTTTTCGTGATATAATCCGTCGCCGTCACCGCCGTCGCCGGGAGCATTCCTGGTCATGTATAGAATATGgggttttcttattttctttgttATACTTTATTTGATCTTCTTTTTGATAAAGATTCAACTTTCTTGATCatttgaaagaaaaacaatttctGTCATGCATTAATATATGATATTGGTATTATGGTATacatgaataatataattagagAATCTATGAAGGATTAGAAAGAAGAGCAATCTCAATTTCTTGGAGAGATTTCCCTTTTGTTTCGACCACGGTTCTTTTCACAAAAACCACAGCCAACAAACAAAAACCAGCAAAGATCGAGTATAGAATTTGTGGTCCAAGTTGATCCAGCAACCGCAAGAACAACAACCCGACAAAAAAGTTTATGACCCAATGTACGGACATGCTGATTGCCATGGCTTTGGCTCTTATACGACTAGGGAATATCTCAGACAAGAGGAGACCAGGGACTGGTCCAGCGCCAAGTGCAAATGTAAACACAAAcctaaaacaaaaacattaactTTCTTGGATCTTGATCAATCATTTCAAGATTCATATATGAAATAAGTCAATCATCATGTGATGATTTTAGTACTCACAATAGAATGCCAACAACAGATAAACATGCGACTGCGGAACCTGATACTAATGAACTGGCTGCAATCACTTGAAGACCCATAGACAGAGCCTGCATGTAGAGAAAATGAGAACACATAATAGTATCATCAGTCTAAGTTGTTGCTACAAAATCTAAGGAAGACCAATCAAGAGTTCATTGCTCCACTAGTGACCATAAACAACAGGCATTATGTTAAAGTATgacaatttgaatttgaaaaattgattgTTTATTTACTCTGGAAATGAAATTTTCTTCTTTGGAAGGATACCCTAATCTTCAAAGCCTCTACTTATTACCAATACATaacattttccaaaaaatatacaaaaatctTAAACCTAAGCAAAAGCTAGAATGACAAACAaatagtgtatatatatatattttgttcacTTTTATAATGGGTAACTGCTTATGAGTGAGCTCAACCAACTATGAAATGTCAGTGTTGAGCAATCTTCTAAAATTGGCAGAAGTTTATTTTTTCAGAATATTACACCAAATAAGTATAATAGGTATGTATATACATGTAAGTGAATTCAACAGAGGGACtaagaaacaaataaacttACCATGCCCATAAAGCTTCCAAGAAGAAGCACCTTCCTTCCTAGTCTATCCATCAATATCATAGCGATAATTGACCCTATAATTATAAGATGCCATAGGAAGAAACGAACAAGCTAGAATTTGGAAATGAATAGATACAAACCAATGGGTCGATCATTACCTGATAAATTAGTAACTCCAACACAAATATTTGCAATGTCTGAGGGCACACCAACTCTTTTGAATACAGTTGAGGA includes:
- the LOC124944066 gene encoding IAA-amino acid hydrolase ILR1-like 4 produces the protein MHKKMRFSNWILLLLILLFVGSEPISSYSSPSSASEEHAEISRNFLSYAKKSDFFDWIVGIRRKIHENPELGYEEFETSKLIRDELDKMGIAYKYPVAVTGVVGFIGSGKPPFVALRADMDALAMQEMVEWEHKSKVPGKMHACGHDGHVSMLLGAAKILNEHMHLLEGTVLLVFQPAEEGGGGAEKVVNEGILDNVEAIFGLHLFPYLSVGQVASKPGPILAASGEFNAVIKGKGGHAAIPQQAIDPILAASNVIVSLQHLISREADPLDSQVVTVAMFQGGNAMNVIPDYVTIGGTFRAFSKETFMQLKLRIEEVITRQASVLRCNATVNFFEKEKPFFPATINDESLHKHFWKVATGMVGKSNVKNMSPLMGSEDFAFYQEAIPGYFFFLGMQNIDMNEKLPSPHSPHFKINEDTLPYGAALHASLAVRYLIESQSKIRGAEL